In Ostrea edulis chromosome 6, xbOstEdul1.1, whole genome shotgun sequence, a single window of DNA contains:
- the LOC125683029 gene encoding beta-1,3-glucan-binding protein-like, whose amino-acid sequence MRSIVCLSLLFVSVVITSKSFHPEVSITGQSGLRLSLVDEDGIGHVIYTTRSKNGQRKYIVEAKNDDDIWEYVDFDAAAQTGDVMEYKTSVLYHDKWVESEWNKVSLVPRGLTMPRKSRRSYTVFRDDFNSFNRGSYKVEVSAWGGGNGEFQVYTPEHNNLHAENGYLYMKPTLTTDHPSFDNGRLYNGQMDTNALWHTCTNGANHGCSKSSYGHEILPPIMSSKITSNACVTYGRVNIRARIPKGDWLWPAIWLLSCHKHYGSWPRSGEIDIMESRGNLKAEEHGSNHGVSYVASTLHWGPDANHNAYYLTHKGKHAHSGGDWHGWHTYSLEWTDHHIITYVDDEEIMHITTPSQGFWNWGHFHGNNIWGSHHNAPFDHSFHLILNVAAGGGFFSDGTQYNTPKPWHRGSSHPMRDFWEHRGDWLPTWHGDDVAMLIDYVEMIQY is encoded by the exons ATGAGGTCTATTGTATGTCTTTCGCTTCTCTTTGTCTCTGTGGTAATAACATCCAAGTCTTTTCACCCTGAAGTCTCCATCACTGGACAGTCAGGATTAAGATTAAGCCTAGTGG ATGAGGATGGAATTGGGCACGTTATCTATACAACCCGCTCAAAGAATGGACAAAGGAAATATATCGTTGAAGCTAAAAATG atgaCGACATATGGGAGTATGTGGACTTCGATGCTGCCGCTCAAACAGGAGATGTGATGGAATACAAGACTTCAGTTCTATACCATGACAAGTGGGTGGAGTCGGAGTGGAATAAAG tTTCTCTTGTTCCTCGGGGACTTACAATGCCAAGAAAGAGTAGAAGGTCTTATACCGTATTTAGGGATGATTTCAACTCATTCAACAGAGGTTCGTACAAGGTTGAAGTCAGTGCTTGGGGAGGCGGT AACGGTGAATTTCAAGTTTACACGCCTGAGCATAATAACCTACATGCTGAAAATGGATATTTATACATGAAACCG ACACTTACAACGGACCATCCAAGTTTTGATAATGGCAGACTCTATAATGGTCAAATGGACACAAATG CTTTGtggcatacatgtacaaatggtGCAAACCACGGCTGTTCCAAATCATCATATGGACATGAAATTCTCCCACCTATAATGTCAAGCAAGATTACGTCAAACGCTTGTGTTACATACGGGCGGGTCAACATTCGCGCACGCATTCCTAAAGGGGACTGGTTATGGCCAG CTATTTGGCTCCTGTCTTGTCACAAGCATTATGGAAGCTGGCCAAGATCCGGTGAAATTGACATCATGGAATCAAGAG GAAATCTGAAGGCGGAGGAGCATGGGTCTAACCATGGTGTTAGTTATGTAGCCTCCACTTTGCACTGGGGCCCCGATGCTAATCACAATGCATATTACCTCACCCATAAAGGAAA ACACGCCCACAGTGGCGGAGATTGGCACGGATGGCACACTTACTCACTGGAGTGGACTGATCACCATATCAT TACATATGTCGATGATGAGGAAATCATGCATATCACAACTCCTAGCCAAGGTTTTTGGAATTGGGGACATTTCCATGGTAACAACATTTGGGGAAGTCACCATAATGCGCCGTTTGACCATTCT TTCCACCTCATTTTGAATGTCGCTGCTGGCGGGGGATTCTTCAGTGATGGTACCCAATACAACACACCCAAACCCTGGCACAGAGGCTCCTCGCATCCTATGAGGGACTTCTGGGAGCACAGGGGTGACTGGTTACCGACGTGGCATGGCGATGACGTGGCTATGTTGATTGATTACGTGGAAATGATTCAATATTAA